One Acinetobacter pullicarnis genomic region harbors:
- a CDS encoding PDR/VanB family oxidoreductase produces MTAQYDVVVKNRHVEGANIAVIAFESATATPLPNIAAGAHIDVHLPNGMIRQYSLCQDPNQHGIFRLGVLKDPASRGGSVSAFDDIQVGQQLQVSEPRNLFPLVQAEHTVLIGGGIGITPLITMAYQLANECASFELHYCGSSPEQCAFVDEIKNGLLAEFTQFHFKSEGASHRQFFESAIQYIKPESHIYTCGPVGFMDWVINLAQTQHFPENQIHKEYFQVEVETSGDAFEIVAERSGKIIMVNAEETILQALAKAGIEIEMSCEQGVCGTCMCDVIEGEPDHRDVYFTDEEKASNEQILVCCSRSKSARLVLDI; encoded by the coding sequence ATGACAGCACAATATGATGTTGTAGTGAAAAATAGACATGTAGAAGGTGCGAATATTGCAGTCATCGCATTTGAATCTGCAACGGCAACACCATTACCGAACATTGCTGCGGGTGCACATATTGATGTGCATTTGCCAAATGGGATGATCCGCCAATACTCACTTTGCCAAGATCCAAATCAACATGGCATTTTTAGATTGGGTGTTTTAAAAGATCCAGCATCACGTGGTGGTTCAGTCTCAGCTTTTGATGATATTCAAGTGGGGCAGCAGTTACAGGTCAGTGAACCACGTAATCTGTTTCCACTGGTACAGGCCGAGCATACGGTACTGATTGGTGGCGGGATTGGAATTACCCCTTTGATTACCATGGCCTATCAGCTTGCAAATGAGTGTGCTTCTTTTGAATTGCATTATTGTGGCAGCAGCCCAGAACAATGTGCCTTTGTTGATGAAATAAAAAATGGATTATTGGCCGAATTTACCCAGTTCCATTTTAAATCGGAAGGGGCGAGTCATCGTCAGTTCTTTGAAAGTGCGATTCAATATATAAAACCAGAAAGTCATATTTATACCTGTGGTCCAGTGGGTTTTATGGATTGGGTGATTAATTTAGCCCAAACTCAGCACTTTCCAGAAAACCAGATTCATAAAGAGTATTTCCAAGTCGAAGTGGAAACTTCGGGGGATGCCTTTGAAATTGTTGCTGAGCGCAGCGGTAAAATTATTATGGTCAATGCAGAAGAAACCATTTTACAAGCATTGGCCAAAGCAGGCATTGAAATTGAAATGTCGTGTGAACAAGGGGTGTGTGGAACCTGTATGTGCGATGTGATTGAAGGGGAACCAGACCATCGCGATGTGTATTTTACAGATGAAGAAAAAGCCAGCAATGAACAGATTCTTGTGTGTTGCTCGCGTTCTAAATCAGCCCGATTAGTTTTAGATATTTAA
- a CDS encoding flavin reductase, with amino-acid sequence MVDITDFRNGMSLLSGAVNVITTAGASGRFGFTASAVCSVTDTPPTLLVCMNRSSSSHCHFKDNEILTVNVLGAQQQDVSQAFSSKISMDERFNFGEWITLATGSPVLKDALVSFDCQVKQMNEVGTHTIFYCEVQAIQTNTEGEHSGLIYFNRSYHHVGKLSA; translated from the coding sequence ATGGTCGATATAACAGATTTTAGAAATGGAATGTCATTGTTAAGCGGTGCAGTGAATGTGATTACCACTGCGGGTGCATCTGGCCGTTTTGGTTTTACTGCTTCAGCCGTATGTAGCGTAACCGATACACCACCAACCCTGTTGGTGTGTATGAATCGTTCTTCAAGCTCACATTGCCATTTTAAAGACAATGAAATTTTAACGGTGAATGTTTTGGGGGCACAACAGCAAGATGTTTCCCAAGCATTTTCCTCTAAAATTTCGATGGATGAGCGCTTTAACTTTGGTGAGTGGATCACGCTTGCGACAGGTTCGCCAGTCTTAAAAGATGCTTTAGTAAGTTTTGATTGCCAAGTAAAGCAAATGAATGAAGTCGGAACCCATACGATTTTTTATTGTGAAGTTCAAGCCATTCAAACCAATACTGAAGGTGAGCACTCAGGTTTGATTTATTTTAATCGCAGCTATCATCATGTGGGAAAGCTTAGTGCCTAA
- the feaR gene encoding transcriptional regulator FeaR, giving the protein MLKYVKKEVMEWTQHLQNVCGVFETSFDGQDSLFIGEVESYLLGQTEVAFIKSNANVIVRKKGVPDRVKDRFCFLILQHTGKISIEYTDESLTLCEGDIILLDPEETISMFPHGLFSHISVHLSREKLFKHGISHEHFGKLMTNNMSGHLLKNMLKAMSPENIHLWYSEEDGNAFEEALIALIKPTINYKSIQSFDRLRAKAERFIIENLAQPNLSPQLIADHVGISLRHLYRLFIDEKQSINKYIQFKRLEEIQRELKDLKNSKLSITHIALKWGFWDSAHFSKIFKKTYGISPRAFRETVGEYP; this is encoded by the coding sequence ATGCTCAAATATGTAAAAAAAGAAGTCATGGAATGGACACAGCATCTACAAAATGTGTGTGGGGTCTTTGAAACCTCTTTTGATGGACAAGATTCACTGTTTATTGGTGAGGTCGAATCCTATTTGTTGGGTCAGACCGAAGTTGCTTTTATTAAAAGTAATGCCAATGTCATTGTTCGAAAAAAAGGTGTACCAGATCGAGTAAAAGATCGCTTTTGCTTTTTAATCTTGCAGCACACTGGAAAAATTTCAATCGAATATACGGATGAATCACTCACGCTCTGTGAAGGCGATATTATTTTACTTGATCCTGAAGAAACGATTAGTATGTTTCCACATGGCTTGTTTAGTCATATTTCCGTGCATCTTTCTCGAGAGAAACTTTTTAAACATGGGATTAGTCATGAACATTTTGGTAAGTTGATGACCAATAATATGAGTGGTCATTTACTCAAGAATATGTTGAAAGCCATGTCACCCGAAAATATCCATCTGTGGTATTCGGAAGAAGATGGTAATGCATTTGAAGAGGCATTAATTGCACTGATTAAACCGACCATTAATTATAAAAGCATTCAATCTTTTGATCGGTTAAGAGCCAAAGCCGAACGTTTTATTATTGAAAACTTGGCACAACCGAATCTTTCACCACAATTGATTGCCGACCATGTTGGGATTTCACTGCGGCATTTGTATCGCTTATTTATTGATGAAAAACAATCGATCAATAAATATATACAGTTTAAAAGATTAGAAGAAATTCAACGTGAACTGAAAGATTTAAAAAATAGTAAGTTATCAATTACTCATATTGCCTTGAAGTGGGGGTTTTGGGACAGTGCACATTTTTCTAAAATATTTAAAAAGACCTATGGTATTTCACCGAGAGCGTTTAGAGAGACAGTTGGGGAATATCCATAG
- the tynA gene encoding primary-amine oxidase, with translation MKTNKLLQAIKQVIGVNLTAISALALVGATQQVYAHSQAAELVPLYQNMSDFGANVKKDEFTNSYIISKGSLTVRAKPNSDSVLVNGKPLKLSVPLIEKDGQPVISKTFINEVFQSGLDQTFRVESDAHPLNSMNTAEIKKAYDIIAQSQYGYENMRFAELKLKAPDKEKVWDFFLNHKAYKEDRIVSFILLKGKQVIEGEVNLQNNSVTEWRVLDNTHGMILLDDFETVQKAIEASPEYIRALKKRGIPDVKKVIANPLTVGYFGGKDGLEKELNVLKVVSYLDTGDGNYWAHPIENLVAIVDLDKKKVIRIEEGSLIPVPMAHTPYVSKNTKAAVKPLNIVEPEGKNFEITGQTIHWGNWCMHVSLDSRVGLQLSTVTYKDQDVKRKILYEGSLGGMVVPYGDPDMGWYFKSYLDSGEYGMGTLTSSIHPGTDAPDNAVILDAVIADYKGQPQVIPNAIAIFERYAGPEYKHQEIFGDQNASEARRELVVRWISTVGNYDYIFDWVFSQNGVIGINAGATGIEAVKGVKTKTMHDKTAKDDTKYGTLIDHNIVGTTHQHIYNYRLDFDIDGGANSFVHMDPVVKPNENGGVRTSTMQINSKVLDSEKNAAEKFDPSTIRLISNLNKENKMGNPVSYQLIPFAGGTHPIAKGANFAEDEWLFKRLNFMDKQIWVTQYNPNERYPEGKYSNRSTSDTGLGQFIQNDQNIQNKDLVVWLTTGTTHVARAEEWPIMPTEWVNTLLKPWNFFDSTPTLNIDTGKEKHGHR, from the coding sequence ATGAAAACAAATAAATTATTGCAAGCAATCAAGCAAGTCATTGGGGTGAATTTAACTGCGATCAGTGCTTTGGCATTGGTAGGTGCCACTCAGCAGGTTTATGCACATAGCCAAGCGGCTGAATTAGTGCCCTTATATCAGAATATGAGTGATTTTGGCGCGAATGTTAAAAAAGATGAATTCACCAACAGTTATATTATTTCAAAAGGGTCATTAACCGTTCGAGCAAAACCAAATTCAGATTCAGTTTTGGTTAATGGTAAACCATTAAAGCTGAGTGTTCCGCTTATAGAAAAAGATGGTCAGCCAGTGATTAGCAAAACCTTTATTAATGAAGTTTTTCAATCCGGTTTAGACCAAACTTTTCGAGTAGAAAGTGATGCGCACCCGCTGAACAGTATGAACACAGCTGAGATTAAAAAGGCCTACGATATTATTGCTCAATCTCAGTATGGTTATGAGAATATGCGTTTCGCGGAGTTAAAACTTAAAGCACCTGATAAAGAAAAAGTCTGGGACTTTTTTTTAAATCATAAAGCTTATAAAGAAGATCGTATTGTGAGTTTTATTCTGTTAAAGGGTAAACAAGTGATCGAAGGGGAAGTGAATCTCCAAAATAATAGCGTTACCGAGTGGCGTGTTTTAGACAATACCCACGGTATGATTTTATTAGATGATTTTGAAACAGTACAAAAGGCAATTGAAGCTAGTCCTGAATATATTAGAGCCCTGAAAAAACGCGGCATTCCCGATGTTAAAAAAGTGATTGCCAATCCATTGACGGTGGGTTATTTCGGTGGAAAAGATGGTTTAGAAAAAGAACTCAATGTACTAAAAGTAGTTTCTTATTTAGATACGGGGGATGGTAATTATTGGGCGCATCCAATTGAAAATTTAGTTGCCATTGTTGATTTAGATAAAAAGAAAGTTATTCGGATTGAAGAGGGTTCTTTGATTCCAGTACCAATGGCGCATACCCCATATGTAAGTAAAAATACCAAAGCAGCGGTTAAACCACTAAATATTGTTGAGCCCGAAGGTAAAAACTTTGAAATTACCGGTCAAACCATCCATTGGGGTAACTGGTGCATGCATGTTTCACTCGATTCACGTGTTGGTTTACAGCTCTCGACTGTGACCTATAAAGATCAAGATGTGAAGCGCAAAATTTTATATGAAGGCAGCTTAGGTGGAATGGTGGTGCCATATGGTGATCCAGATATGGGTTGGTATTTCAAATCGTATTTAGACTCAGGGGAATATGGAATGGGGACTTTAACCTCATCTATTCATCCTGGAACAGATGCACCAGATAATGCCGTTATTTTAGATGCGGTGATTGCAGATTATAAAGGTCAGCCACAAGTGATCCCCAATGCAATTGCTATTTTTGAGCGTTATGCAGGACCTGAATATAAACATCAAGAGATTTTTGGCGATCAAAATGCATCAGAAGCACGTCGTGAATTGGTGGTACGTTGGATTAGCACGGTTGGAAACTATGATTATATATTTGACTGGGTATTTTCTCAAAATGGTGTGATTGGTATTAATGCGGGTGCAACCGGTATTGAAGCCGTGAAAGGTGTTAAAACCAAAACTATGCATGATAAAACGGCCAAAGATGATACTAAATATGGCACTTTAATTGACCATAATATTGTGGGAACCACACATCAACATATTTATAACTACCGCTTAGATTTTGATATCGATGGTGGTGCCAATAGTTTTGTACATATGGATCCCGTGGTAAAACCAAACGAAAATGGTGGTGTACGTACTAGTACCATGCAAATTAATAGCAAAGTGCTCGATAGTGAGAAAAATGCAGCAGAGAAATTTGACCCTTCTACCATTCGTTTAATCAGCAACTTAAACAAAGAAAATAAAATGGGTAATCCCGTTTCTTATCAGTTGATTCCATTTGCAGGCGGAACGCATCCAATTGCCAAAGGTGCTAATTTTGCTGAAGATGAATGGTTATTTAAGCGACTCAATTTTATGGATAAACAAATTTGGGTGACTCAATACAATCCTAATGAACGTTATCCAGAAGGTAAATATTCAAATCGTTCAACCAGTGATACGGGGTTAGGGCAATTTATTCAAAATGATCAGAATATTCAAAATAAAGACTTGGTGGTTTGGTTAACGACAGGAACCACTCATGTTGCACGTGCTGAAGAATGGCCAATTATGCCGACTGAATGGGTAAATACCTTGTTAAAGCCTTGGAACTTCTTTGACAGTACGCCAACGTTGAATATCGACACTGGAAAAGAAAAACACGGACATCGCTAA
- a CDS encoding GMC family oxidoreductase codes for MKQEYDYIIIGAGSAGCVVAMRLLEAKAGSVLLLEAGGKDSSILHKIPATVVKVFQQKSWAYMTTPQQHCNQREMILAQGKVLGGGSAVNGMIYCRGQRHDYDLWASEWGCSNWSYQAVLPFFKKAENNESLADEFHSQNGVLPVSENRFRHPLTLACIQAGQQMGMKYVNDINGWDQDGVGFYQTTTKNGERASTSKTYLKSVETNPNLCVITDALVHKVELENNVAVGVQYSLGQAQELVSIQARKEIIVSAGTIGSPKVLLLSGIGPKSHLEELDIVCQQDLPVGENFHDHLHMSINATVTTNNSFLGEDKGFKALKHGLQWYFTRSGLLTSNILEGAGFIDTHNLGRPDVQFHFLPVLDNFDNTPGEKAVAQEHGLTIKVGHLQPKARGVLRLRSKNPSDLPIIDPNYLGHQDDIDANIRAVKAGLKLLKQPALQAIVKEVTEPANIDLDDDAAIDRWMRQNIKTVYHPAGSCKMGDSAQDSVTDQQLKVHGIERLRVVDCSICPQVPSGNTNAVAIMIAERGAAFILNDVA; via the coding sequence ATGAAACAAGAATATGACTATATTATCATCGGGGCAGGATCAGCCGGTTGTGTTGTTGCGATGCGTTTGCTTGAAGCAAAAGCAGGCAGCGTATTATTACTTGAAGCAGGTGGCAAAGACAGCAGTATTTTGCATAAGATTCCCGCCACAGTGGTTAAAGTATTTCAACAGAAGTCATGGGCTTACATGACTACGCCACAGCAACATTGCAATCAGCGTGAAATGATTTTAGCGCAAGGTAAAGTGCTTGGTGGCGGTAGTGCTGTGAACGGCATGATTTATTGTCGTGGTCAAAGACACGATTATGATTTATGGGCATCGGAATGGGGCTGTTCAAATTGGTCTTATCAAGCGGTATTGCCTTTCTTTAAAAAAGCTGAAAATAATGAAAGCCTTGCAGACGAGTTTCACAGTCAGAATGGCGTATTGCCAGTCAGTGAAAATCGATTCCGTCATCCACTGACCCTTGCATGTATACAAGCAGGTCAGCAGATGGGAATGAAATATGTCAATGATATCAATGGATGGGACCAAGATGGTGTCGGCTTTTATCAAACCACCACTAAAAATGGGGAACGTGCCAGTACCTCAAAAACCTATTTAAAATCGGTCGAAACCAATCCAAATCTGTGTGTGATTACCGATGCTTTGGTGCATAAAGTTGAGCTAGAAAACAATGTTGCAGTTGGTGTGCAATATAGTTTAGGACAGGCGCAAGAGCTTGTTTCAATACAAGCTCGTAAAGAAATTATTGTTAGTGCAGGCACCATTGGTAGTCCTAAAGTGTTGTTATTGTCGGGGATTGGTCCTAAATCGCATCTAGAAGAATTAGATATTGTATGTCAGCAAGATCTTCCTGTTGGTGAAAATTTCCATGATCATTTACATATGTCGATTAATGCAACGGTCACCACCAACAATAGCTTCTTGGGTGAAGATAAAGGGTTTAAAGCACTAAAACATGGGCTGCAATGGTATTTCACCCGTTCAGGTTTGTTGACCTCAAATATTTTAGAAGGTGCGGGTTTTATTGACACGCATAACTTGGGACGGCCTGATGTGCAGTTCCACTTTTTGCCAGTACTGGATAATTTCGATAATACCCCCGGTGAAAAAGCCGTGGCACAAGAACATGGCTTAACCATTAAGGTTGGGCATTTACAGCCGAAAGCTCGCGGTGTGTTGCGTCTACGCAGTAAAAACCCAAGTGACTTACCGATCATTGATCCCAATTATTTGGGTCATCAAGACGATATCGATGCCAATATCCGAGCGGTGAAAGCAGGGCTTAAATTGTTAAAACAGCCCGCATTACAAGCCATTGTGAAAGAAGTCACTGAACCTGCCAACATTGATCTAGATGATGATGCCGCGATCGATCGCTGGATGCGTCAGAACATTAAAACGGTCTATCACCCTGCGGGATCTTGCAAAATGGGTGACTCTGCTCAGGATTCAGTTACAGATCAACAATTAAAAGTACATGGGATTGAGCGGCTAAGAGTGGTTGATTGCTCAATTTGTCCACAAGTGCCCAGTGGCAATACCAATGCAGTGGCGATCATGATTGCTGAGCGTGGTGCAGCATTTATTTTAAATGATGTGGCATAA
- a CDS encoding aldehyde dehydrogenase family protein produces the protein MSEVQILQRVNAFLKRQHGHFIDGEMCASVGRAQVEIVNPTTEQVIAHIAIGNQTDVEHAVQSAHQAFIGAWAQTSPYERGLKLNKLADLIEQHGEELAQLETLTTGKLINLARHLEVAQSVIFLRYFASWSTKINGQTMQPSIPSMQGEKYTAFTLRQPIGVVGGIVPWNFSLMIGVWKIGSALTTGCSIVLKPSEFTTLSLLRLAELAIEAGIPKGVINVVTGKGETGQHLIESPLVKKVSFTGSVPTGMAIGKLAMSCDLTRVSLELGGKNAAAILADADLDQVLPTLLQATFVHQGQVCAAPERFFVHRSKYAEFIEKITAALQQIKVGSPLDESSMFGPLSNQVHFEKVKHYLDLAKQNNQVIAGGRVLEGTGYFVEPTLLSVTGTEDPLFIEETFGPVVDVIAFDDEEELISMMNHSRFGLTASLWTNDLSKALRMIPQIEAGTLWINMHTFLDPAVPFGGMKASGIGREFSDAFIDDYTELKSVMIRY, from the coding sequence ATGAGTGAAGTTCAAATTTTACAGCGTGTAAACGCATTTTTAAAACGTCAACATGGTCATTTTATTGATGGTGAAATGTGCGCATCCGTGGGGCGAGCTCAAGTCGAAATTGTCAATCCAACCACAGAGCAAGTGATTGCACATATTGCGATTGGTAATCAAACGGATGTTGAGCATGCCGTGCAAAGCGCGCATCAGGCATTTATAGGGGCTTGGGCGCAGACCTCTCCCTATGAGCGCGGTTTAAAACTGAATAAACTGGCTGACCTGATTGAACAGCATGGGGAAGAACTGGCTCAGCTTGAGACCTTAACCACAGGCAAGCTGATTAATCTTGCTAGACATTTAGAAGTGGCGCAGTCCGTAATTTTTCTTCGTTATTTTGCCAGTTGGTCTACCAAGATTAATGGTCAAACCATGCAACCATCAATTCCATCGATGCAGGGAGAAAAATATACAGCCTTCACTTTACGGCAACCGATTGGGGTGGTTGGCGGAATTGTGCCATGGAATTTCTCCTTGATGATTGGGGTCTGGAAAATCGGTTCTGCGTTGACCACAGGCTGTAGCATCGTACTGAAGCCAAGTGAATTTACCACTTTATCATTATTACGTTTGGCTGAGCTTGCAATTGAGGCAGGTATTCCTAAAGGCGTGATTAATGTGGTGACAGGCAAAGGTGAAACGGGGCAGCACTTAATTGAATCGCCACTGGTTAAAAAAGTTTCTTTCACCGGTTCGGTGCCAACAGGGATGGCGATTGGTAAATTGGCCATGAGTTGTGATTTAACCCGGGTCAGCTTAGAGCTTGGGGGGAAAAATGCCGCAGCAATTTTGGCTGATGCAGACCTTGATCAAGTGTTACCGACCTTATTGCAAGCGACCTTTGTACACCAAGGCCAGGTCTGTGCTGCACCAGAACGCTTCTTTGTACATCGCTCTAAGTATGCGGAGTTTATTGAGAAAATTACGGCTGCATTACAACAGATTAAAGTTGGTTCACCACTGGATGAAAGCAGTATGTTTGGACCATTATCCAATCAAGTGCATTTTGAAAAAGTGAAGCATTATTTAGATTTGGCCAAGCAAAACAATCAAGTGATTGCGGGTGGTCGGGTATTGGAAGGCACTGGTTATTTTGTTGAGCCCACCTTACTGAGCGTCACTGGAACTGAAGATCCTTTATTCATTGAGGAAACCTTTGGACCCGTCGTGGATGTGATTGCATTTGATGATGAAGAAGAACTGATAAGCATGATGAACCATTCGCGCTTTGGTCTAACGGCCAGTCTTTGGACCAATGACTTATCTAAAGCCTTAAGAATGATTCCGCAAATCGAAGCTGGAACGCTTTGGATTAATATGCATACTTTCTTGGATCCGGCGGTGCCATTTGGTGGAATGAAAGCTTCGGGAATAGGGCGTGAGTTTTCAGATGCTTTTATTGATGATTATACCGAATTAAAGTCGGTGATGATTCGATATTAA
- a CDS encoding OprD family outer membrane porin translates to MKVLNHLVSFKKAYLCTFLGAACISPVYADFIQDSKSSLYLRNFYMERDFSHVPNPDIGSWTQGISGRFESGYTDTPVQVGLDLGMQYAIRLSDHNASRLDAVIPYDKDDHKQVRDYTKLGATLKLKYKDSELKIGELYPRLPIASIDDSRQLVTTYAGALFESKAVENLKFSAGRITHINGRADDRFRKLSLSAGNAPRYESDGLNFIGFDYNFTPKVFGSYWYGQLEDIYQQHYLNAAYSTQIDKTKLKLDARYFNNSEAGDAYYGKIDSQTFGVQSTLNNGPHTLVAGVQKNKGDSTFPTLAGYAPQPFLHTWSTLGFIKPEELTWHFLYSHDFKSYGYDGLKMTVRYLNGSGIARPGLKDNEETEANFILSYLVPEGRLKGLGLEWRHIRTTTKYGAGYTPGADFIENRFITTYTYKF, encoded by the coding sequence ATGAAAGTTTTAAACCACCTCGTTTCATTTAAGAAAGCCTATCTCTGTACATTTTTGGGCGCCGCTTGTATCAGCCCAGTTTATGCAGATTTTATTCAAGACAGTAAAAGCTCGCTTTATCTACGTAATTTTTATATGGAGCGAGATTTCTCACATGTGCCTAATCCAGATATTGGAAGTTGGACGCAGGGCATATCGGGACGATTTGAATCAGGTTATACCGACACGCCAGTTCAAGTGGGTTTGGATCTGGGCATGCAGTATGCAATACGTTTATCGGATCACAATGCATCGCGTTTAGATGCGGTGATTCCCTATGATAAAGATGATCACAAGCAAGTCCGTGACTATACCAAGCTCGGAGCAACGCTAAAACTTAAATATAAAGATTCAGAATTAAAAATTGGTGAACTCTATCCGCGATTACCTATCGCATCGATAGATGATTCTAGACAGCTAGTGACCACCTATGCGGGTGCCTTATTTGAAAGCAAGGCAGTTGAAAACCTCAAGTTTTCAGCTGGTCGAATCACACATATTAATGGCCGGGCAGATGACCGTTTCAGAAAACTGAGTTTATCTGCTGGTAACGCACCTCGTTATGAAAGCGATGGCTTAAATTTTATCGGCTTTGATTATAACTTTACGCCCAAAGTATTCGGTTCATATTGGTATGGTCAGCTCGAAGATATTTATCAACAGCATTATTTAAATGCGGCTTACAGTACCCAAATTGATAAGACCAAACTTAAATTAGATGCACGCTATTTCAATAACTCAGAAGCTGGTGATGCATATTATGGAAAAATTGATAGCCAAACTTTTGGTGTGCAAAGCACATTGAATAATGGTCCGCATACCTTGGTTGCGGGTGTACAAAAAAATAAAGGAGACAGTACCTTCCCAACCTTGGCAGGTTATGCACCACAGCCATTTTTACATACGTGGTCAACCTTAGGTTTTATTAAACCGGAAGAGTTGACTTGGCATTTTCTCTATAGCCACGACTTTAAAAGCTATGGCTATGATGGTTTAAAAATGACAGTTCGTTATTTAAACGGGAGTGGAATTGCGCGCCCAGGTTTAAAAGACAATGAGGAAACCGAGGCTAACTTTATTTTAAGTTATTTGGTGCCAGAAGGTCGCTTAAAAGGGCTCGGTCTAGAATGGAGACATATTCGTACCACCACAAAATATGGTGCGGGATATACCCCAGGCGCTGATTTTATCGAAAATAGATTTATTACCACTTATACCTATAAATTTTAA
- a CDS encoding ABC transporter substrate-binding protein produces the protein MDIKKLVFVAAFSGLTSYANAEIKIGVVTSSSGPIAMVGIPQKNSIALLPKTIAGQSVTYYSLDDASDPTAAVKAVNKLITENKVDAIIGPSGSPNAMAVIGIAAKAGVPLLAPVGTASVVVPMDAQKKWVFKTTQNDDLIASALIDDMVKRGFKTVGFIGTADPYGENWYKVFSSLASKKGITLVAKESFQRQDTSLTGQALKLVAKKPQAILVAAPGSSAVTPQVALFDRGYKGQVYQTHGAALDEFLKLGGKKVENTILAASLMLVINEVPASHPSKAVASTYMNNYKKLNGQFPATFGANVYDAGLLLQSAVPVALKTAKPGTPQFRVALRTALENTKNLAGTQGVYNMTPDNHSGFDSRGRVMITVKNGKWTLLK, from the coding sequence ATGGATATTAAAAAGCTTGTATTTGTTGCTGCATTTAGTGGATTGACCAGCTATGCAAATGCGGAAATTAAAATTGGTGTGGTGACCTCATCATCTGGCCCGATTGCAATGGTCGGTATTCCACAAAAAAACTCAATTGCATTATTACCTAAAACCATTGCTGGCCAATCGGTTACCTATTATTCATTGGATGATGCCAGTGATCCAACTGCTGCAGTCAAAGCAGTCAATAAACTGATTACTGAAAATAAAGTCGATGCCATTATTGGTCCATCGGGTTCTCCAAATGCCATGGCAGTGATTGGGATTGCCGCAAAAGCAGGCGTACCATTATTGGCGCCTGTGGGAACAGCATCGGTGGTTGTACCGATGGATGCACAAAAAAAATGGGTATTTAAGACCACACAAAATGATGACTTAATTGCATCGGCATTGATTGATGACATGGTTAAACGTGGTTTTAAAACCGTTGGGTTTATTGGAACAGCAGATCCATATGGTGAAAACTGGTACAAAGTATTTTCAAGTTTAGCCAGTAAAAAGGGCATTACCCTGGTCGCTAAAGAAAGTTTTCAAAGACAAGATACCTCTTTAACGGGACAAGCACTGAAATTGGTGGCTAAAAAACCGCAAGCAATTTTGGTTGCAGCACCAGGTAGTTCTGCGGTAACACCACAAGTTGCGTTATTTGATCGTGGTTATAAAGGTCAGGTTTATCAAACGCATGGCGCAGCATTAGATGAGTTTTTAAAACTTGGTGGTAAGAAAGTAGAAAATACAATTTTGGCTGCAAGCTTAATGTTGGTGATTAATGAAGTTCCAGCGAGCCATCCTTCTAAGGCTGTTGCCAGCACTTATATGAATAATTATAAAAAACTAAATGGTCAATTCCCCGCAACTTTTGGCGCCAACGTGTATGACGCAGGTTTGCTACTACAAAGCGCAGTGCCTGTTGCATTAAAAACCGCAAAACCAGGTACCCCTCAGTTTAGAGTGGCATTACGTACTGCCTTGGAAAACACCAAAAATCTTGCAGGAACGCAAGGGGTTTATAACATGACGCCAGACAATCACAGTGGTTTTGATAGTCGTGGCCGCGTCATGATTACCGTTAAAAATGGCAAATGGACGTTGCTTAAATAA